From Psychroflexus torquis ATCC 700755, the proteins below share one genomic window:
- a CDS encoding efflux RND transporter permease subunit, producing the protein MNIAKFSIKKSRITLMALGTIILFGISIYSSLSRDSMPPYTVRVANIITEFPGASPERLELLVTDKVEKISQELPELKDVKSTSRTGLSVVTVTLKEEVSPEELQTVWNSLRRKLDGMEGLPNNVAPFLDDDGIGDVYGIVVGLVSDGFSYAKMKPYVDAIKNDFIRLPDAAKVVLGGVQEERVFIEFDNTRLKSYGLSTIKLQQIVQNTNILSSGGEVNLGNERIILEPTGNFETISDIKNMLVPINDKGSLVKLGDITTISKGYIDPSEQRVRINGNDAISLHINLKENSNIIELGNEVNSIIQKWQDKLPVGLEIQRVSSLDTYIDDKVSGFVINLLQSIGIVLLVMLVFLGFRTGLIIASLIPIVTIMTLLIMGLMNIGLNQVTLAALIMALGMLVDNAIVVAETVIVKMEEGLSAKKAAIDACSELFTPLLISTLTTSIAFLAFYLSPTNMGDIVGPIFIIVSIALLSSWVVALSVITTFCYLFLKVIPKKERKQSSIDKVINNLKKQYKNIIIKSLHHKWKVVSVIGIAFILSLVGFTQIPFLFFPDSDRNMITVDVNLPEGTKIEATTAVVKELEQYMKDSLQVNNKRSNGILDWSSYIGQGPESYDLGYAQDEANSNYAHIMVNTSSFEFNKKMIAKLDAFGYDNFANADIRVKALAAGGGTVPIEIKLIGENSDELAKIAAAVKTRLSKISGTKNVKDNWGPKTKKFIVQIDQNRALKAGVNNQDIAISLQTNLDGFQTGEYREDDKSIPILMRNEVNKKQTLTSLKTLNIYSQTTGKSVPLLQVAAILPQWQYASIRRYNLDKSISITSELREGGNAATITTEIASWLASQKENWPTDYTYEFGGDEKETNENMGSVISYLPLSGFIIVLLLIIQFNSFRKMTMVVSTIPLALIGVVIGLLIFREPFGFMPFLGTISLAGIVINNAIVLIDRMEIEQKNLNRRVEDAIITACLQRFRPILLATFTTVLGLIPLYLSGGELWEGMAISIMIGLLFGTVITLVFIPTLYSILFKVNYKDYTFDDRLLDD; encoded by the coding sequence TAAGTCCAGAAGAACTACAGACTGTATGGAACAGTTTACGACGAAAACTAGATGGGATGGAAGGTTTACCTAATAATGTAGCTCCTTTTTTAGATGATGACGGTATTGGCGATGTGTATGGTATTGTTGTAGGTTTAGTTTCAGATGGTTTTTCATATGCCAAGATGAAACCCTATGTCGATGCAATAAAAAATGATTTTATTAGATTACCAGATGCTGCTAAAGTTGTATTAGGAGGTGTGCAAGAAGAACGTGTTTTTATAGAATTTGACAACACACGCTTAAAATCTTACGGTCTATCTACCATAAAATTGCAGCAGATTGTTCAAAATACTAATATTCTGTCTTCAGGAGGGGAAGTTAATTTGGGTAACGAGCGTATTATTTTAGAACCTACAGGAAATTTTGAAACCATAAGTGATATTAAAAATATGCTTGTTCCAATAAACGATAAAGGTTCGCTTGTAAAACTAGGGGACATCACTACCATTAGTAAAGGATATATAGATCCATCGGAACAACGTGTGAGAATTAATGGAAATGATGCAATTTCACTTCACATTAATCTCAAAGAAAATTCAAATATTATTGAGTTAGGAAATGAGGTTAACAGTATCATTCAAAAATGGCAAGATAAATTACCTGTAGGTTTAGAGATACAACGTGTTTCATCTTTAGATACCTATATTGACGATAAGGTAAGTGGTTTTGTTATTAATTTATTACAATCTATTGGTATTGTATTATTAGTAATGCTCGTATTTTTAGGATTCAGAACAGGATTAATTATCGCTAGTTTAATTCCTATTGTAACGATCATGACTTTGCTCATAATGGGGTTAATGAATATAGGTTTAAATCAAGTAACCCTAGCTGCATTGATTATGGCGTTAGGAATGTTGGTCGATAATGCCATTGTAGTTGCCGAAACTGTTATTGTAAAAATGGAAGAAGGGCTATCGGCAAAAAAAGCAGCAATAGATGCCTGTTCGGAGCTATTTACACCACTACTTATTTCAACATTAACAACTTCGATTGCCTTTCTTGCGTTTTATTTATCGCCTACAAATATGGGAGATATTGTGGGTCCTATTTTTATAATAGTATCCATTGCATTGCTATCTTCTTGGGTTGTTGCATTAAGTGTTATTACCACATTTTGTTACTTATTTTTAAAAGTAATACCTAAAAAAGAACGTAAACAGAGCAGCATAGATAAGGTTATCAATAATTTAAAAAAACAGTACAAAAATATTATTATTAAATCATTACATCACAAATGGAAAGTGGTTAGTGTTATTGGTATTGCTTTTATACTATCATTAGTAGGTTTTACTCAAATTCCGTTTTTATTTTTTCCAGATAGTGACCGTAATATGATTACAGTTGATGTTAATTTACCTGAAGGAACCAAAATTGAAGCAACCACAGCTGTGGTAAAAGAATTAGAGCAGTATATGAAAGATTCTTTACAAGTAAATAATAAGCGAAGCAATGGGATATTAGATTGGTCTTCATATATCGGTCAAGGTCCAGAATCTTATGATTTAGGATATGCTCAGGATGAAGCCAACTCAAACTATGCACATATTATGGTAAATACCTCTTCATTTGAATTTAATAAAAAGATGATAGCCAAATTAGATGCTTTTGGATATGATAATTTTGCAAATGCAGATATTCGTGTAAAAGCGCTAGCAGCAGGAGGAGGAACGGTTCCTATTGAAATAAAGCTTATTGGAGAAAATTCAGATGAACTAGCCAAAATAGCAGCGGCAGTAAAAACGCGTTTGTCTAAGATTTCAGGAACAAAAAATGTAAAAGATAATTGGGGGCCAAAAACTAAAAAATTCATTGTTCAAATAGACCAAAATAGAGCACTCAAAGCAGGTGTTAATAATCAAGATATAGCCATTTCACTTCAAACCAATCTAGATGGTTTTCAAACTGGAGAATATCGAGAAGACGATAAATCAATTCCTATTTTAATGCGTAATGAAGTGAATAAAAAACAAACATTAACGTCTTTAAAAACACTCAATATTTACTCGCAAACCACCGGTAAAAGTGTTCCTTTATTGCAAGTAGCCGCTATTTTACCACAATGGCAATATGCATCTATAAGACGTTATAATCTTGATAAATCTATTAGTATTACGAGTGAACTGCGGGAAGGTGGTAATGCAGCTACTATAACTACTGAAATTGCATCTTGGTTAGCATCACAAAAAGAAAACTGGCCAACAGATTATACCTACGAATTTGGTGGAGATGAAAAAGAAACCAACGAAAATATGGGTTCTGTCATTAGTTATTTGCCACTTTCAGGGTTTATAATTGTATTACTACTTATTATTCAGTTTAATTCGTTTAGAAAAATGACTATGGTCGTATCTACCATTCCTTTAGCACTTATTGGTGTCGTGATAGGTTTATTAATTTTTAGAGAACCTTTCGGGTTTATGCCTTTTTTAGGAACTATTTCTTTAGCAGGTATCGTTATTAATAATGCCATCGTGCTTATTGACCGAATGGAAATTGAACAAAAAAACCTGAATAGAAGGGTAGAGGATGCCATAATCACAGCTTGTTTACAACGCTTTAGACCTATTCTACTAGCAACTTTTACGACAGTTTTAGGATTAATTCCACTGTATTTAAGTGGTGGTGAACTCTGGGAAGGTATGGCGATAAGCATTATGATTGGGTTACTTTTTGGAACAGTTATTACACTTGTGTTTATTCCCACGTTATACAGTATTCTATTTAAAGTAAATTATAAAGACTACACCTTTGATGACCGTTTATTAGACGACTAA
- a CDS encoding lipid A deacylase LpxR family protein, producing the protein MKTIIIDTLLILSFITAFAQEKENKHYTYEVELGTDNDFLIAHKSTDKYYTYGINASFRWHPKSANFLNKLLPNKRGYFQSLGINIEGYTPDYKSKNYETDRPYAGWSYVEFQSTYGFEKSFLRLGIDIGILGPDSKAGVVQNWFHEHISRDQVLDGWENQIDNQLGINIRAYYAQILFESKIFDVYASVDAAVGNIYTYVNPGINFRFGVFNPVSKSIAFKNTILANKSNKEVYVDAGVATKISAFNATIQGSKISEINLINSKEINNFFFNSHIGVYYALNRWAVGAKLMYSSGELKDNDSQQYTMISGSYRFN; encoded by the coding sequence ATGAAAACTATTATAATCGATACATTATTAATCTTAAGTTTTATTACTGCATTTGCTCAAGAAAAAGAAAACAAACACTATACGTATGAAGTTGAATTAGGAACAGACAATGATTTTTTAATTGCACATAAATCCACGGATAAATATTATACTTACGGAATTAATGCTTCTTTTAGATGGCACCCAAAAAGCGCTAATTTTTTAAATAAGCTCTTACCAAATAAAAGGGGGTATTTTCAAAGTTTAGGTATTAATATTGAGGGATATACTCCAGATTATAAATCTAAAAATTATGAAACAGATAGACCTTATGCTGGTTGGAGTTATGTGGAATTCCAATCTACGTACGGTTTTGAAAAGTCATTTCTTCGTCTGGGAATAGATATAGGTATTCTGGGACCAGATTCTAAAGCAGGTGTTGTTCAAAATTGGTTTCACGAACATATAAGTCGTGATCAAGTTTTAGATGGTTGGGAAAATCAAATAGACAATCAGTTAGGAATAAATATACGTGCATACTATGCACAGATTCTTTTTGAGTCTAAAATATTTGATGTTTATGCTTCAGTAGATGCCGCTGTAGGTAATATTTATACCTATGTTAATCCTGGTATTAACTTTCGTTTCGGCGTATTCAATCCAGTATCAAAAAGTATTGCATTTAAAAATACCATACTTGCAAACAAATCTAACAAAGAGGTGTATGTAGATGCTGGTGTTGCTACCAAAATTTCAGCTTTTAATGCGACCATTCAAGGTTCAAAAATCAGTGAAATCAACTTAATTAATAGTAAAGAAATTAACAACTTCTTTTTTAATAGTCATATAGGTGTTTATTATGCTTTGAACAGATGGGCAGTAGGAGCTAAACTCATGTATTCAAGTGGGGAATTAAAAGATAATGATAGTCAACAATATACTATGATTAGTGGTTCTTATAGGTTTAATTAA
- a CDS encoding adenylate/guanylate cyclase domain-containing protein: MQTTKRSIKEYLKRLIRSTFFWTISMALFSIFRYFALVDEPGISINIEYKGFYNFRAHILSFALGGFLIGILYATIEFLIDKFIAKRTSLVFTIILEIVLTFVSIISISNLVLNWWVNLENIPFIITSNWWYKDNSFLPALIYVGISIILYSLITIVFEKFGKGEFFNMLLGRYKQPQETKRIFMFLDLSSSTTIAERLGHYKYSQFIQDFFYDLNEVSVNYEAEIYQYIGDEAVLNWSYKKGIYNNNCIHFFYAFKEKIQSKSKYYLKKYNAIPEFKAGIHGGTLMVAEVGVVKKELAYHGDVINTAARVQAKCNDYNVSILITKNLLDDLNIQGAFSTTKMAQVFLKGKQEIAELYTLNLF; this comes from the coding sequence ATGCAAACTACAAAAAGAAGTATAAAAGAATACCTAAAACGATTAATAAGGTCTACTTTTTTTTGGACTATTAGCATGGCGCTATTTAGCATTTTTAGATACTTTGCATTAGTAGATGAACCGGGTATTAGTATTAATATTGAATATAAAGGCTTTTATAATTTTAGAGCTCATATTTTAAGTTTTGCTCTAGGTGGATTTTTGATAGGAATATTATATGCTACTATTGAATTTTTAATTGATAAGTTTATTGCTAAAAGAACATCACTAGTATTCACTATTATACTAGAAATTGTTTTAACGTTTGTAAGTATTATCAGTATTTCTAATCTAGTTTTAAATTGGTGGGTAAATTTAGAAAACATTCCTTTTATTATAACATCTAACTGGTGGTATAAAGATAATTCTTTTCTTCCTGCACTAATTTATGTAGGTATCAGTATCATTTTGTATTCATTAATTACCATTGTTTTTGAGAAATTTGGTAAGGGCGAATTTTTTAATATGCTTCTTGGTCGTTATAAGCAACCACAGGAGACCAAACGTATTTTCATGTTTTTAGATTTATCAAGTTCAACTACTATTGCTGAACGGTTGGGGCATTACAAATACAGTCAATTTATTCAGGATTTCTTTTATGATTTAAACGAAGTTTCTGTAAACTATGAGGCGGAAATATACCAATATATTGGCGATGAAGCCGTGCTTAATTGGTCTTACAAAAAAGGGATTTATAACAATAACTGTATTCATTTTTTTTATGCATTCAAAGAAAAAATACAATCTAAATCTAAATATTATTTAAAAAAATATAATGCCATTCCAGAGTTTAAAGCAGGCATACACGGAGGCACTTTAATGGTAGCCGAGGTTGGAGTGGTAAAAAAAGAATTGGCATATCATGGAGATGTAATTAATACCGCTGCTCGTGTTCAGGCAAAATGTAATGACTATAATGTGTCTATTTTAATAACAAAAAATCTTTTGGACGACCTAAATATTCAGGGGGCTTTTTCAACTACAAAAATGGCGCAGGTATTTCTAAAAGGAAAACAGGAAATAGCCGAATTGTATACACTTAACTTGTTTTAA
- a CDS encoding transposase, with amino-acid sequence MIFFIMEAHNIIVKKRIIVDSNVIYTRPLTRWERKFNTLMGKTRFKVERTLGGIKRWFNGGLARYRGIEKMHTQNLMEAMCYNLYQSPGIINLIVKFRRKQ; translated from the coding sequence TTGATATTCTTTATAATGGAAGCTCATAACATCATTGTTAAAAAGAGGATCATAGTCGATTCTAATGTCATCTATACCAGACCTTTAACGCGTTGGGAGAGGAAGTTCAATACATTAATGGGCAAGACAAGATTCAAGGTAGAGCGTACACTTGGAGGAATAAAAAGATGGTTTAACGGAGGATTAGCAAGATATCGAGGAATAGAAAAAATGCATACCCAAAATCTTATGGAAGCCATGTGTTACAATTTGTATCAAAGTCCAGGTATAATAAATCTAATTGTAAAATTTAGGAGAAAACAATAA
- a CDS encoding DUF4251 domain-containing protein: MKTNKPLVFFASIVILLSIVSCGSSKVYTAQEKASLEKLITNQNFEIELQWARPLATNSLNQLVNAGLFRPGDNASQINLQGNQNIFKFENDTVSANLPYYGERQMGGGCNSAGGGIDFKSTPKDLTLTKDKDKDYYLMEFNVRDKDSNENYDVSLTVYPSLSAMINIWSSQRNTIQYNGTLKAITKPKEE, translated from the coding sequence ATGAAAACCAATAAACCATTAGTATTTTTTGCCTCAATAGTTATACTGTTGAGCATCGTTTCCTGTGGATCTTCAAAGGTGTACACGGCTCAAGAAAAGGCAAGCTTAGAAAAACTAATTACGAATCAGAATTTTGAAATAGAACTCCAATGGGCCAGACCTTTGGCAACCAACAGTTTGAATCAGTTGGTCAATGCTGGACTTTTTAGACCAGGAGACAATGCCTCACAGATAAACTTACAGGGCAATCAGAATATATTTAAATTCGAGAACGATACCGTTTCTGCCAATTTACCGTATTACGGAGAACGCCAAATGGGCGGTGGATGTAATTCTGCTGGAGGTGGTATTGACTTTAAATCAACTCCCAAAGACTTAACGCTAACCAAAGATAAGGATAAAGATTACTACCTTATGGAGTTTAACGTCAGGGATAAGGACAGTAATGAAAACTATGATGTAAGTTTAACCGTATACCCAAGTTTAAGTGCTATGATTAATATTTGGTCATCTCAACGGAATACCATTCAATATAATGGAACACTTAAAGCCATTACAAAACCAAAAGAAGAGTAA
- a CDS encoding NAD(P)/FAD-dependent oxidoreductase produces MQDQKIAIIGAGLSGLVAAINLENAGFQPEIFEATDRAGGRVKTDYREGYTFDHGFQVLLTEYPATQKYLNYDLLELEKFYPGAVIYNQGKQDKIGDPLRQLSLLFPTLTSKIGSFADKLKILKLNTELKKKSFDDIFLAEEKTTLRYLQDYGFSSDIIHNFFKPFFTGIFLEHELKTSSRKFEFVYKMFGKGSAAIPKKGIQAIPNQLMAQLKQTKIHFNTPVESIQDQQVIFKNGGVEQFDFVIIATEASHLISNLNNQHTLWKSVDNYYLSVKQRVFEEPMIGLIADDEALVNNFYYVSKPKAEEHLLSVSIVKPHELSQEELKDKITEDLKTYVGIDPLEFKRFYHIEKALPIMQTVTYMLPKSETQLKDQIFLAGDQLANGSINAAMLNGESAAQAVISKIKDGFINLG; encoded by the coding sequence ATGCAAGATCAAAAAATCGCTATCATAGGAGCGGGATTGAGCGGCCTCGTTGCTGCTATTAATCTGGAAAACGCAGGCTTTCAACCAGAAATTTTTGAAGCTACAGATCGAGCAGGAGGTAGAGTGAAAACAGATTATAGAGAAGGGTATACCTTCGATCATGGCTTTCAAGTCTTGCTCACCGAATATCCAGCAACTCAAAAATACTTAAACTACGACTTGTTAGAACTTGAGAAATTCTACCCTGGCGCTGTCATATACAATCAAGGAAAGCAAGACAAGATAGGAGATCCCTTGCGACAATTAAGCTTATTGTTTCCAACCTTAACCTCAAAAATAGGAAGTTTCGCCGATAAACTTAAAATCTTAAAACTCAATACTGAGCTTAAAAAGAAAAGCTTTGATGATATTTTTTTAGCTGAAGAAAAAACCACTTTACGCTATCTTCAGGATTACGGATTTTCATCAGACATCATTCATAATTTCTTCAAACCTTTTTTTACAGGAATATTCCTAGAGCACGAGTTAAAGACCTCGTCCAGAAAATTTGAATTTGTTTATAAGATGTTTGGTAAAGGAAGTGCTGCCATCCCCAAAAAGGGCATACAAGCCATTCCAAATCAACTGATGGCTCAATTGAAACAGACTAAAATTCACTTTAATACACCTGTAGAATCTATTCAAGATCAGCAAGTTATATTTAAAAATGGAGGAGTAGAGCAGTTCGATTTTGTGATTATCGCCACTGAGGCTTCTCACCTTATCTCTAATTTAAATAATCAGCATACGCTCTGGAAAAGCGTTGATAACTATTACCTAAGCGTAAAGCAACGCGTCTTTGAAGAACCGATGATTGGCTTGATTGCAGACGATGAGGCATTAGTGAATAATTTTTATTACGTGTCCAAACCAAAAGCTGAGGAACATTTATTATCGGTGAGTATCGTTAAACCCCATGAGTTATCGCAAGAAGAACTCAAGGATAAAATTACAGAAGATTTAAAAACCTATGTAGGCATAGACCCCTTAGAGTTTAAGCGGTTTTACCATATTGAGAAAGCTTTACCAATTATGCAAACAGTGACTTATATGCTGCCAAAGTCGGAGACTCAATTAAAAGATCAGATCTTTTTAGCGGGGGATCAGTTAGCGAATGGTTCGATTAATGCAGCAATGTTAAATGGAGAGTCTGCAGCGCAAGCGGTGATTTCCAAAATTAAAGATGGTTTTATAAATCTAGGCTAA
- a CDS encoding arsenate reductase family protein, whose amino-acid sequence MFLIPSINSYFRKNTLTTSNKDMGVIAKSNRELKLYYHPDSRIAVQSIAIAEATKAQKVLINLIEVKVTETQWAELSRLLNKQPSELINTDHPFIKKTLSDHPKLDENQALKVLAKNPEVLMHPIAMRGEKVIEVKGINDLMALQENDSKDAKLP is encoded by the coding sequence ATGTTTCTGATCCCCAGCATTAATTCTTACTTTAGAAAAAACACGTTAACCACAAGCAACAAAGATATGGGAGTTATAGCAAAAAGTAATCGCGAATTAAAACTATATTATCATCCAGATAGTAGGATTGCCGTACAAAGTATTGCGATCGCTGAAGCCACCAAAGCTCAAAAAGTATTGATTAACCTTATCGAAGTTAAAGTGACTGAAACTCAGTGGGCAGAACTTTCTAGACTTCTGAATAAGCAACCTTCAGAATTAATAAATACCGATCACCCTTTTATAAAAAAAACCTTGAGTGACCATCCAAAATTAGATGAAAACCAAGCCTTAAAGGTATTGGCTAAAAATCCAGAAGTCTTGATGCATCCCATTGCCATGCGTGGTGAAAAAGTAATTGAAGTAAAGGGAATTAATGATTTGATGGCTTTACAAGAAAACGATTCTAAAGACGCTAAACTGCCTTAG
- a CDS encoding IS4 family transposase, with product MKKTNAFTKNSELTSVLNTHLQGKINLARLKLISHFVIALCKVQTVTFEKLANAFNSQSDSGSSLRRIQRFIASYSLDSDLIALLVFNLLPSRDKLILSIDRTNWKFGQTNINIFMLGVVYKGVAFPLLFTMLDKRGNSNSQERIDLLNRFIRLFGKHVIESVVADREFVGKDWLAFLNRNEIRYYIRIRNNFKVFLPHKNKEIKASHLFNRFKTNEFVYYHKIVRVNGELCYLSGCKLNPKNLKQEFLIIVSFNKPENAQQDYQKRWQIEMCFKAMKSSGFDIEKTHLQDIQRIEKLILLVMIAFVWCYKIGIYLHQINPIKIKKHGRKAKSIFKYGLTFLANVLLNSENQEDTDIFRFLSCT from the coding sequence ATGAAGAAAACCAATGCATTCACTAAAAATAGTGAATTAACTTCAGTCCTGAACACTCATTTACAAGGAAAAATTAATTTAGCAAGACTCAAACTCATTTCACACTTTGTCATTGCTTTGTGTAAAGTGCAAACAGTTACTTTTGAAAAGCTTGCGAATGCTTTTAACAGCCAATCAGATTCAGGGTCGTCCTTGAGACGCATACAGCGCTTTATAGCAAGCTATAGTTTGGATTCTGATCTCATTGCGCTCCTTGTTTTTAATCTACTTCCCTCTCGAGATAAACTTATTTTAAGTATTGATAGAACGAACTGGAAGTTTGGACAAACGAACATTAATATTTTCATGCTTGGTGTTGTTTATAAAGGTGTTGCCTTTCCGTTATTGTTTACGATGCTTGATAAAAGAGGGAATTCTAATAGTCAGGAACGGATTGATTTACTCAATAGATTTATACGTCTTTTTGGTAAGCACGTTATTGAATCTGTTGTTGCAGATAGAGAATTTGTAGGTAAAGACTGGTTAGCATTTTTAAACAGAAATGAGATTAGATATTACATTCGTATCCGCAATAATTTCAAGGTGTTTCTACCGCACAAAAACAAAGAAATTAAAGCATCTCACTTGTTTAATAGATTTAAAACCAATGAGTTTGTGTATTATCATAAGATTGTACGAGTAAATGGAGAACTTTGCTATTTGTCAGGCTGTAAACTCAATCCAAAGAACTTAAAACAAGAATTTTTAATCATCGTATCCTTTAATAAACCTGAAAATGCACAACAAGATTATCAAAAACGATGGCAAATTGAGATGTGTTTTAAAGCAATGAAGTCTAGTGGATTTGATATTGAAAAAACACATTTACAAGATATTCAAAGAATAGAAAAATTAATATTACTTGTTATGATAGCCTTTGTGTGGTGTTATAAAATTGGCATATATCTGCATCAAATAAATCCAATTAAAATTAAGAAACATGGTAGAAAGGCTAAAAGTATTTTTAAATATGGACTAACTTTTTTAGCGAATGTTCTACTAAACTCTGAAAATCAAGAGGATACTGATATATTTCGTTTTTTGTCATGTACTTAG
- a CDS encoding aconitate hydratase, with the protein MNPLNVTQKLIQSHLIEGKMIPGEEIGLKIDQALLQDATGTLVQLELEAMGLDRAKTEVAVQYVDHNLLQTDFKNADDHKFLKSAAQRFGLWYSRPGNGVSHPVHMERFGKPGKTLVGSDSHSCAAGSLGMLAIGTGGLDVAAAIAGQPYFVKMPKVMGVKLTGKLPDWVSAKDVVLEMLRRHDVKGGVGKVIEYYGDGLNELSAMDRHVIANMGAELGATTTVFPSDKETKRFLKSQNREGDWSELLADEGCEYEFHDAIVLDDLVPLIALPTSPGNVVPVSEVAGKSISQVVIGSSANPGLRDFWIASALVKDKSINPEVSFDVNPTSRQIMQNMIDNKAFGNLIKSGARFHQSGCMGCIGMGQAPASGTISLRTMPRNFPDRSGTKDDQVHLCSPETAAASALMGKITDPRDLEKEFGMTYPKFEYPIYEMINTDMLIAPVEDNKSVKLEKGPNIKALPEIPELQDHYRVPVLLKMGNNVSTDEILKAGAEVLPFRSNLPEISKYSFTVIDDSFYDRAMTTRESQGGHVVVAAENYAQGSSREHAALAPKYLGQVAVLAKSYARIAWQNLANFGILPLEFINEYDYDSIEQGDDIELKDVIQSVKSKENIKVIIHKSNGDSKIIEMKHTLSDRQIQVIVKGGIINDFKEKL; encoded by the coding sequence ATGAATCCACTAAATGTTACTCAGAAACTTATTCAATCTCACCTAATCGAGGGAAAAATGATACCTGGCGAAGAGATTGGATTAAAAATAGATCAAGCTTTACTTCAAGATGCCACAGGGACTTTGGTTCAATTGGAACTAGAGGCCATGGGACTGGATAGAGCTAAAACCGAAGTTGCTGTTCAATATGTTGATCACAATCTTCTGCAAACTGACTTTAAAAATGCCGATGATCATAAATTTCTAAAATCTGCAGCTCAACGCTTTGGGTTGTGGTACAGTAGACCAGGAAATGGGGTAAGCCATCCTGTACACATGGAACGCTTTGGGAAACCGGGTAAAACCCTTGTAGGATCCGACTCTCACTCTTGCGCTGCAGGATCTTTAGGTATGCTTGCTATTGGAACTGGCGGATTGGATGTGGCAGCAGCTATTGCAGGTCAGCCGTATTTCGTAAAAATGCCAAAAGTAATGGGGGTAAAGCTCACTGGTAAATTACCCGATTGGGTGAGTGCTAAAGATGTTGTGCTCGAAATGCTAAGGCGTCATGATGTGAAAGGAGGGGTTGGTAAAGTGATAGAATATTACGGCGATGGTCTTAACGAGCTAAGTGCTATGGATAGACACGTTATTGCCAATATGGGAGCAGAACTTGGTGCTACTACCACAGTATTTCCTAGTGACAAAGAAACTAAACGCTTTTTAAAATCTCAGAATAGAGAAGGGGATTGGTCTGAATTGTTAGCCGATGAAGGTTGCGAATACGAATTTCATGATGCAATTGTCTTAGATGATTTGGTGCCTTTAATCGCTTTACCAACTAGTCCAGGGAATGTTGTTCCAGTCTCTGAGGTAGCGGGTAAATCTATAAGTCAAGTGGTTATTGGCTCTTCAGCCAACCCTGGATTACGTGATTTTTGGATCGCTAGTGCACTAGTTAAAGACAAGAGTATCAATCCTGAGGTGAGTTTTGATGTCAACCCAACGTCTAGACAAATCATGCAGAATATGATTGATAATAAAGCATTCGGAAACTTGATAAAATCGGGTGCAAGATTTCATCAATCAGGTTGCATGGGCTGCATTGGTATGGGTCAAGCTCCAGCAAGTGGAACTATTAGTTTAAGAACTATGCCACGTAATTTTCCAGACAGAAGTGGAACCAAAGACGATCAGGTTCATTTGTGTAGTCCAGAAACCGCAGCGGCTTCTGCACTTATGGGAAAAATTACGGATCCCCGAGATCTGGAGAAAGAATTTGGTATGACTTATCCAAAATTTGAATATCCAATCTATGAAATGATCAATACGGATATGCTTATCGCACCTGTAGAGGATAATAAATCTGTGAAACTTGAAAAAGGACCAAATATTAAAGCTTTACCAGAAATTCCTGAGCTACAAGACCATTACCGGGTTCCTGTATTATTAAAAATGGGCAATAATGTTTCGACCGATGAGATCTTAAAGGCTGGGGCAGAAGTACTTCCTTTCAGAAGTAATCTTCCAGAAATAAGCAAATACTCCTTTACGGTAATCGATGATAGTTTTTATGATAGAGCTATGACGACAAGAGAGTCTCAAGGAGGTCACGTGGTGGTAGCTGCCGAAAATTATGCACAAGGTTCCAGTAGGGAACATGCTGCTTTAGCTCCAAAATACTTAGGTCAAGTGGCAGTGTTAGCAAAGAGTTATGCTAGAATCGCTTGGCAAAATCTGGCAAACTTTGGGATTTTACCACTCGAGTTCATCAATGAATACGACTATGACAGCATAGAACAAGGAGATGATATAGAATTGAAAGATGTCATTCAATCTGTGAAATCTAAGGAGAACATAAAAGTGATAATTCACAAATCTAATGGCGATTCCAAAATCATTGAGATGAAGCATACATTAAGTGATAGACAAATTCAAGTTATTGTGAAAGGTGGAATCATCAACGATTTCAAAGAAAAATTATAA